Genomic segment of Pseudobacteroides sp.:
TGAAAAGATTAGTGAGACATTTAGAAAAACAATGATTTTTGAGCCAAATTGTAGAAAGACTTGTAAAAATGAAGAGCATGAAATCATGAAGAAAGCTTTTTTTGAAAAGAAAAAAAACCTAGATAACGAGTTTTAATAAATAACATAGAAGAATATAATGCTATGCTATCTATTCACCTGTAGGAAAAAGAATGACATACGAAGGGAAGAATTATATGAGAGAAATCATTAGAAGTGATGTTAATGAAGAATGGGCACACTCTGGAATTGTCGAGGCTGGTGATTTTGTTTTTATAAGTTATTGTGTAGGAAACATTGGCCAGTCTATTGAAAATCAAATAAATGGTGCATTTGACCATTTGCAAATGCGGTTGGAATCAATCGGGTTAACTTTAGAATCAGTCGTTAAGATGGATTGTTTATTTAGAGATATTTGGGATATACCTATAATGGAAAAGGTGATCAAAGAAAGATTTAAAGGTAAGTATCCAGCTCGAAAATCAATTCAAACAGAGTTTGCTCATCAGGGAGGTCAAGATGGGCTTCAATTTCAACTTGATGCCATTGCATTTAAAGGATAGTTTAAGAAGAAGTCTTCCATGAATTGTTTGAGATACATGGAAGACTTTTTTAAATAGCCAGGAAATTATTCCTTTATAAAGGTTATTACTGATGCAAACGGCTCTGTACAAGAGAATCCTTCGGGTATTAATTCTCTGTTTGTCATGATATCAAATCCATCTATTGGAGTAGAGGAAAGCACTTTTATTGAGAAATTGTTTTTAGTCTTTGCCAGTTCATTGGCTAATGTAAAAGCATCGGTTATTGACTTGGCAGTCAGTTTATTAATAGTAAAATAGTCTTGAGAATTATCATCAGTCATAAATTTTTCTACATTCTCGTCAAGTTCGAAATCATTTTCGATGACAAATTGAGGGCGGATAGAAGAATCAGATGCATTATATACCGGATATTCACGATTATCATTGTTGGTAGCATCCACATTGTACCATTTGTCATTGATCTTGAATTTGTTCCAGGCATGCCCCACACCATTCATTGTTCCTGTTATAGTAATTGCATCAATACCTGCTTCTCTGCACAAGAGTGTAAATGAAGCAGCATAGCTTGCACATACTCCCACTTTTTTAACAAGTATACCGTAAGCATTGAAGGAGTCCTTAAAAATGTCGTCAACCTTTTTGTAATCATTTTTCTCACCGTTCTTTAATGCTTCCCAATCATATTCTGCAGAATTGGTGATATAGTCGTGAATCGCTTTTTCCTTTTCAGCTAAAGACATGCCCGGCTTGATAATTTGAGAAATAACCTTCTTGGCTTCAGCCTTAACTGCACTTATTTTTGACTGTATATCATTGTCAGGTGTATAAGTAACACTTAATTTTTTGTTATAGTAATCAAAACTAAAACCTTTTGCATCCATAACCAAAGGCTCTTGTGTGAAAATTTTGAAAACCAGGTCTTTAAGATAGCCCCAGTCCATGGCTTCATCGTATGCACTTACGTCAATGTCTTTATTCTGTTTTATCATGTTTTCGGTCAGATAGCTGTATAGGTCATTTTTAGCAGGTTTAATTTTTTCAGCGGTATCCTCTTTTTTAGGATCTGGCTTTTCTTCTTTTATTTTAGATTCATTTGTGCTTTGAGGAACAGGAGGATCTATAACACCGTTATTGGATGTTATTTTATCCTGTGATTTTTGAAGTTCAGCAAGTAAAGCATCCTCTTTATCTTCGCACATAACTTCTGTTGTTCCGGTGAAAGGAGTATTGAGTATCTTATATGGAAGAGTATATCCGCTAAGATAACTTCTTGTAAATTT
This window contains:
- a CDS encoding RidA family protein; amino-acid sequence: MREIIRSDVNEEWAHSGIVEAGDFVFISYCVGNIGQSIENQINGAFDHLQMRLESIGLTLESVVKMDCLFRDIWDIPIMEKVIKERFKGKYPARKSIQTEFAHQGGQDGLQFQLDAIAFKG